In Acidobacteriota bacterium, a genomic segment contains:
- a CDS encoding carboxypeptidase-like regulatory domain-containing protein: MYSLERRTVLAATMIVTIVATAHSWTPVQSSQTTEATCSISGRVMIADLPARGVTVLLLPAENRPSEKPLAKAITDQDGRFQLTGVPAGQHLLQAFAPALVARGDNMIGGSGKLIHITAGESIEGIDIALTRGAVITGRVTDADGQPLIQENVRLFAVSEQGRKESIHLPNASFATYATDDRGVYRVFGLPPGRYIVCVGMDTGAPTSRMASGNTYYPATYHPDVADEAKATVVEVSAGSEATGVDIVLGRASKAYSASGRIVDANTGKPIVAMQYGSASLDSGGRQVFATSSGASTSGARGEFRIDGLAPGQYSAYAVPIPDSEMYSDTAPFTVNDSDVAGLEIKVRRGSTIIGSVIIEGAEGQRGAPPLSEVRVGISSGLVNAAPRNRLLSIAADGSFRVTGLPRGVANFHVFTYPSNTGLTLVRVERDGVEQKNGVEIGVAGEISGVRVVFAYGSGTIRGQVQMESGEIPAGAMMFLSIRRIGAAQNQGRRPPYPDSRGRFAIDGLLPGEYELSLTVQVRQVAGSPQIGPKSVKKTVTVTNGAETQVTMVVDLNEKNQ, from the coding sequence ATCGCGGACCTACCCGCGCGCGGCGTAACAGTTTTGCTGCTGCCGGCAGAAAACCGACCAAGCGAGAAACCGCTTGCCAAGGCGATCACCGATCAAGACGGCCGCTTTCAACTGACGGGTGTGCCTGCCGGTCAGCATCTACTCCAGGCCTTCGCCCCCGCGCTGGTAGCTCGAGGCGACAACATGATCGGCGGTTCGGGGAAGCTCATCCATATAACCGCCGGTGAGTCTATCGAAGGCATCGACATTGCTCTGACTCGCGGCGCGGTGATTACCGGACGAGTGACCGATGCCGATGGCCAACCTCTCATTCAGGAAAATGTTCGGCTGTTCGCCGTATCCGAACAAGGCAGGAAAGAATCGATCCATTTGCCTAACGCTTCCTTTGCTACTTATGCTACGGACGACCGCGGGGTGTATCGAGTATTTGGTTTGCCGCCGGGCCGATACATCGTCTGCGTAGGTATGGATACTGGCGCGCCGACCAGCAGGATGGCTTCAGGGAATACATATTATCCGGCCACCTATCATCCTGACGTAGCCGATGAGGCGAAGGCTACCGTGGTTGAAGTGTCGGCCGGGAGTGAAGCTACCGGCGTGGACATAGTGCTCGGGCGCGCTTCGAAGGCTTACTCGGCATCGGGCCGAATAGTCGACGCGAATACCGGCAAGCCAATAGTAGCTATGCAGTACGGCTCCGCTTCACTAGATTCTGGCGGGCGCCAGGTTTTTGCAACGAGCTCCGGGGCTTCAACCTCCGGAGCGAGAGGAGAGTTCCGGATCGACGGGCTGGCGCCCGGGCAGTATTCCGCTTACGCAGTTCCAATCCCCGATAGTGAGATGTACAGCGACACAGCTCCATTCACGGTCAACGACAGTGATGTCGCCGGGCTTGAGATCAAGGTTCGTCGCGGGTCAACCATAATCGGCTCGGTGATCATCGAAGGGGCCGAAGGTCAGCGAGGAGCGCCTCCCCTTTCTGAAGTGCGAGTGGGCATTTCCTCTGGCTTAGTGAACGCAGCTCCCCGGAATCGTTTACTGAGCATCGCTGCCGACGGTAGCTTTCGCGTGACGGGGCTACCGCGGGGGGTCGCGAACTTTCATGTTTTTACCTATCCCTCCAATACAGGGCTAACGCTCGTCCGCGTGGAGCGCGACGGAGTGGAGCAGAAGAATGGTGTCGAAATCGGCGTAGCAGGGGAGATTTCGGGAGTCAGAGTTGTGTTTGCTTACGGGAGCGGGACGATACGCGGGCAGGTGCAGATGGAAAGCGGTGAGATCCCAGCCGGCGCAATGATGTTCCTCTCCATTCGACGAATCGGAGCTGCTCAGAATCAAGGGAGGAGACCGCCATATCCCGATTCGCGCGGCAGGTTCGCGATCGACGGACTTCTGCCCGGCGAGTACGAACTCTCGCTCACCGTTCAAGTCAGACAAGTCGCCGGTAGTCCTCAAATAGGCCCGAAGTCAGTGAAGAAGACGGTCACGGTCACAAACGGAGCAGAAACGCAGGTCACGATGGTCGTGGACTTGAACGAAAAGAATCAATAG
- a CDS encoding carboxypeptidase-like regulatory domain-containing protein: MKHKLLFVTVLLLMASAGLGVNSLGQTANQTPTQKTNERSAGSITGRVVNESGRPMPNAKVSVYGMGRQTVRRTVITDEAGKYVADALPRGSYAVVAQANGYVLSRDPRDPFHYRPGDTVNLTLKKGAVITGAVTNSDGEPVVGVPISVILVRDGQGRPIGATFGQARFTDDRGVYRFFSLPAGTYIVAAALRTAGSLMQTPYGDDAPTYYPSSTRDTAAEVSLHDGAEATGIDIRYRGERGYAVSGTIADASFTNSLVAPVIVLLIRASNDMLEAQAFVQPRAGERAFAFYGVPDGDYYLSARRGSSESDDGAISKRVPVKLRGRDVTGVGISLVPLGSIAGRMTLDVTTRNLKCETTPAPAIEETLITVQTDETDSSDPSSRFASGMNAPDSKGDFLFQGLRAGRYLLDTRRLLDEAWYVRAFTVPGPTNTPLDASRSGISVRPGQRINGIRVVLGEGAASLRGRVAAGKEGASLPDRLRVYLLPAEPDSAGDILRFFDAELQSDGSFKLTNLAPGRYLVVARQRSEEEAKQRSPRPLAWNATERANLRRLAEVSNTTLELKPCQRVSDYELRYSPPKEAPRDKRP, translated from the coding sequence TTGAAACACAAACTCCTCTTTGTAACGGTTTTGCTTCTCATGGCCTCAGCAGGGTTAGGGGTGAATAGTCTGGGCCAGACCGCCAACCAAACGCCCACGCAAAAGACTAATGAGCGAAGCGCAGGCTCGATCACCGGACGCGTAGTCAATGAGAGCGGCCGCCCCATGCCCAACGCAAAAGTCTCGGTCTACGGCATGGGTAGACAGACAGTCCGCCGAACAGTCATCACAGACGAAGCCGGCAAGTACGTGGCTGATGCTCTTCCTCGCGGCTCATACGCGGTCGTGGCGCAGGCCAACGGATACGTTTTGTCTCGAGACCCGCGCGATCCGTTTCACTACAGACCGGGCGACACTGTGAATCTTACTTTGAAGAAGGGCGCTGTGATCACCGGGGCGGTGACGAACTCGGATGGCGAGCCGGTGGTGGGCGTGCCGATAAGCGTGATTCTCGTTCGTGACGGGCAAGGCCGCCCCATCGGCGCTACCTTTGGCCAGGCGAGATTCACTGACGACCGCGGGGTCTACAGATTTTTTAGCTTGCCCGCCGGCACGTACATAGTTGCCGCGGCCCTGAGGACCGCAGGCTCGTTGATGCAGACCCCATACGGCGACGACGCTCCAACCTACTATCCTTCTTCAACGCGAGACACGGCAGCCGAGGTTTCGCTTCATGACGGTGCTGAAGCGACGGGCATCGACATCCGCTATCGCGGAGAGCGAGGCTACGCGGTGAGCGGTACGATTGCCGACGCATCTTTTACGAACTCGTTAGTAGCCCCTGTTATTGTGCTGTTGATCCGCGCCTCGAACGATATGCTGGAAGCGCAAGCCTTCGTTCAGCCGCGAGCCGGCGAGCGAGCGTTCGCCTTCTACGGCGTGCCTGATGGCGACTATTACCTGAGCGCGCGCCGGGGTTCTTCCGAGAGCGATGACGGAGCCATCTCGAAGCGCGTTCCAGTGAAGTTGAGGGGCCGTGATGTCACCGGGGTTGGAATCAGCCTCGTGCCTCTTGGCTCAATTGCCGGGCGCATGACCCTCGACGTGACTACCCGGAACCTCAAGTGCGAAACGACGCCGGCGCCTGCGATTGAAGAGACTCTCATCACTGTACAGACAGACGAGACGGATAGCTCGGACCCTTCTTCCCGCTTCGCGTCCGGAATGAACGCGCCGGACAGCAAGGGCGACTTCCTATTCCAGGGGCTTCGAGCCGGGCGTTATTTGCTCGACACCAGGCGGTTGCTGGACGAAGCGTGGTACGTGCGGGCGTTCACCGTTCCAGGACCGACTAACACGCCGCTGGATGCCAGTCGCAGCGGGATTTCCGTGAGGCCAGGTCAACGGATCAATGGGATCAGAGTTGTGCTTGGCGAAGGCGCCGCTTCGCTTCGCGGACGAGTGGCCGCCGGCAAGGAAGGCGCCTCGCTGCCTGATCGTCTGCGCGTTTATCTGCTGCCGGCCGAGCCAGATTCCGCCGGCGATATATTGCGCTTTTTCGATGCAGAGCTTCAGAGCGACGGCTCGTTCAAGCTCACGAATCTCGCGCCTGGCCGTTACCTTGTAGTCGCTCGCCAGCGTTCAGAGGAAGAAGCAAAGCAGAGGTCGCCTCGCCCGCTGGCCTGGAACGCGACAGAAAGGGCCAACCTGCGCCGCCTTGCGGAAGTCTCGAACACGACCTTGGAATTAAAGCCCTGTCAGCGCGTCTCGGACTACGAGCTTCGCTATTCGCCGCCGAAAGAAGCGCCAAGAGATAAGCGGCCTTAG
- a CDS encoding DUF2911 domain-containing protein — MNFKKLVLCAAMICAFAAIAVAQGNRGKAEATIKGKLITIDYGRPPIGKHSVSELPVGGVWRIGMNAATRIETAGDLGVGAETVKAGTYTLWIKRTGDSSWVLAFHPKTEGAPGKPLWGAPPQTAGFIAETPLKLEKAKDSVDQVTITLADAKGKAAFKVQWGTDVLTGSFDVK, encoded by the coding sequence ATGAATTTCAAGAAGCTCGTTCTCTGTGCAGCAATGATCTGCGCATTCGCCGCCATTGCAGTTGCTCAAGGCAACCGCGGCAAGGCTGAAGCCACTATCAAAGGAAAGCTGATCACGATCGACTACGGCCGGCCGCCAATCGGGAAGCACAGCGTTTCCGAACTCCCTGTCGGAGGCGTATGGCGAATAGGCATGAATGCAGCTACGCGGATCGAGACGGCGGGCGACCTCGGGGTCGGAGCTGAAACGGTCAAAGCCGGGACGTACACTCTCTGGATCAAGCGAACCGGAGACAGTAGCTGGGTGCTTGCGTTTCATCCGAAAACGGAAGGCGCACCCGGCAAGCCTCTATGGGGCGCACCTCCTCAAACCGCCGGCTTCATCGCCGAGACGCCTCTCAAGCTCGAAAAGGCAAAAGACTCCGTCGATCAAGTGACGATCACGCTCGCAGACGCCAAGGGTAAAGCAGCGTTCAAAGTTCAATGGGGAACCGACGTCCTGACTGGCTCGTTCGACGTGAAGTGA
- a CDS encoding cytochrome c has product MKKAGLVVLASAFCFIIALVGSNTVSGDSKASLTFSKNIAPIFYKNCIGCHRPGEIAPMSLLTYKEVRPWAKSIREKIATREMPPWHLDSQYGKWENDRRLNQKEIDTVVAWIDQGASEGNPKDLPTLPKLASGWQIGEPDLVFQMPAEFTVPAEGSVPYQYFSVPTNFKEDRYIQALEARAGNLSVVHHIVMYVREPGEQARQRGQARKFNIGDGILGALSPGQTPFVAKPGQAKLIKAGSQLIFQMHYTPNGKEAKDRSTVGLIFAKGPVDKIVNTKAAFDIKFVIPAGAQNYEVKSVYEFEQDSHIISLMPHMHLRGKDITYRAIYPDGRSEILLSVPRYNFNWQVYYYPIKPLAVPKGTRIEAVAHYDNSAKNPRNPDPTKEVRFGEQTWDEMMNAFFDFTVDSQKAGGERAATGSQR; this is encoded by the coding sequence ATGAAAAAGGCTGGTCTGGTTGTGCTCGCGTCCGCGTTTTGCTTCATCATTGCTCTGGTTGGGTCGAATACCGTGAGCGGTGACAGCAAGGCGTCGTTGACCTTCTCCAAAAACATCGCTCCAATCTTCTACAAGAACTGCATCGGCTGTCACAGGCCCGGTGAGATCGCGCCAATGTCGCTGCTGACTTATAAAGAGGTCAGACCCTGGGCCAAGTCGATCCGCGAGAAGATCGCTACGCGTGAGATGCCGCCCTGGCATCTTGACTCCCAATACGGCAAATGGGAGAACGACCGGCGGCTCAATCAGAAGGAGATCGACACGGTCGTCGCGTGGATTGACCAGGGCGCCAGCGAAGGGAATCCGAAGGACTTGCCGACGCTTCCCAAGCTTGCCAGCGGATGGCAGATCGGTGAACCTGACCTCGTCTTTCAGATGCCTGCGGAATTCACCGTGCCGGCCGAGGGCTCGGTGCCTTATCAGTACTTCAGCGTGCCGACAAACTTCAAAGAGGATCGCTACATTCAAGCTCTCGAAGCGCGCGCCGGCAATCTCTCGGTGGTGCATCACATCGTGATGTATGTGCGCGAACCTGGAGAGCAAGCGCGTCAGCGCGGACAGGCGCGCAAGTTCAACATCGGTGACGGAATTCTCGGCGCGCTCTCGCCGGGGCAGACTCCTTTTGTTGCCAAGCCCGGACAGGCCAAGCTGATCAAAGCGGGTTCACAACTGATCTTTCAGATGCACTACACGCCAAACGGAAAAGAAGCGAAGGACCGCTCGACGGTGGGACTGATCTTCGCGAAAGGTCCGGTCGACAAGATCGTAAACACAAAAGCAGCGTTCGATATCAAGTTTGTGATTCCGGCGGGCGCTCAGAACTACGAAGTGAAATCCGTCTACGAGTTCGAGCAGGACTCGCACATAATCAGCCTGATGCCTCACATGCATCTGCGCGGGAAAGACATCACCTATCGCGCGATCTATCCCGATGGACGCTCAGAGATTCTGCTCTCCGTTCCGCGATACAATTTCAACTGGCAGGTCTACTACTATCCGATAAAGCCGCTCGCAGTACCGAAAGGTACTCGCATCGAAGCGGTCGCGCATTACGACAACTCGGCCAAGAACCCGCGCAATCCGGATCCGACGAAGGAGGTCAGATTCGGCGAGCAGACATGGGACGAGATGATGAATGCGTTCTTCGATTTCACCGTGGACAGTCAGAAGGCCGGTGGAGAGCGCGCGGCAACCGGGTCTCAGAGGTAA